The Sphingopyxis macrogoltabida genome contains a region encoding:
- a CDS encoding conjugal transfer protein TraG N-terminal domain-containing protein, protein MVANHFHGSSQTAQQIFQQRSLVNAFLQARANLGAADGDTFAVLRAEEQARNTYTSIAEQAMTWVPLLNIVLTVVFYAMFPVIFPLFLIPRSGTPALKGYFTGFFYLAAWGPLYVVLHMFIMDRTADAMNATSPGGVTMAGMAGIDAVNTDTATIAGFLMMSIPFLAAGMAKGAMAVSSQATSMLAPAQSAAEAAAVERTTGNYAYGNESYMNLSSSNRQSDQWNTAPSFSGGAPIMSSVGANAAITRTTSDGSTVYDTSPAMSRLAFASSVSQFANAERQQTLSELETARNTLSEERSRALSLADRTSSRQTTGTRNSSGSESSAGFRSGENLQRFDNQSLDARDTVSESDRVSSSQGAQQSNTDRLETTKGGSLSVGGSAGRGGKRAANGEGGSGANGALGGSVQAGITGARARLDTVTRGTEANQSQGFDSSTSDNRSNGSNATQDSGSYSQSGSFSRSEGYSEAAFSREQALEDVRRIDKRIAAIDEVSKSLSSNTSSRDGYGSNLSFDLSQIIASRYQEKAAELGLTAPSLARTDLSPQEQATAEVVARAIIADYYDQRVAPFNDLIPQPGSLVGNVSGPGAFTETDLRGQGPRRSAVSPRNLVEGSSDSAIGNRIEEGGQSLGQRYETNVTRSGQRRQDFQQDRKGEGGADDRFNQRFYDKDQR, encoded by the coding sequence ATTGTCGCCAACCATTTCCATGGCAGTTCGCAGACCGCACAGCAGATTTTCCAACAGCGCTCGCTCGTCAACGCCTTCCTTCAGGCGCGCGCCAACCTCGGCGCGGCCGATGGTGACACCTTCGCTGTCCTGCGTGCCGAGGAGCAGGCCCGCAACACCTATACGTCGATAGCGGAGCAGGCGATGACCTGGGTCCCGCTCCTCAACATCGTCCTGACGGTCGTCTTTTATGCGATGTTCCCGGTGATCTTCCCGCTCTTCCTCATCCCGCGCAGCGGCACGCCTGCGTTGAAGGGATACTTTACCGGCTTCTTCTATCTGGCCGCCTGGGGACCGCTCTACGTGGTCCTGCACATGTTCATCATGGACCGGACGGCTGATGCGATGAACGCGACCTCGCCTGGCGGGGTGACGATGGCCGGGATGGCAGGCATCGATGCCGTCAACACGGATACGGCAACGATTGCTGGCTTCCTGATGATGTCGATCCCGTTCCTGGCTGCGGGCATGGCCAAAGGCGCGATGGCGGTTTCGTCTCAGGCAACTTCGATGTTGGCTCCTGCCCAGTCTGCGGCCGAGGCTGCCGCAGTGGAGCGCACGACCGGGAATTATGCCTACGGCAACGAGAGCTACATGAACCTCTCGAGCTCTAACCGGCAGTCTGACCAGTGGAACACGGCGCCATCTTTCTCGGGGGGCGCGCCGATCATGTCGAGCGTAGGTGCGAATGCCGCGATCACCCGAACAACATCAGATGGGTCGACGGTTTACGATACCTCACCTGCGATGAGCCGCCTCGCGTTTGCATCCTCTGTCAGCCAATTCGCGAATGCTGAGCGCCAGCAGACGCTGTCCGAACTGGAAACTGCACGCAATACGCTGAGCGAAGAGCGTTCCCGCGCGCTATCATTGGCTGATCGAACGTCGAGCCGGCAAACGACCGGCACCCGCAATTCCAGCGGTTCCGAGAGTTCTGCAGGGTTCCGGTCGGGCGAGAACCTGCAGCGGTTTGACAACCAGTCGCTTGATGCACGCGACACCGTCTCGGAGAGCGATCGTGTGAGTTCCTCGCAGGGTGCCCAGCAAAGCAATACGGATCGGCTCGAAACAACCAAGGGTGGCTCGCTGAGCGTTGGTGGTTCAGCGGGGCGCGGCGGGAAGCGCGCTGCGAATGGTGAAGGCGGCAGTGGGGCCAATGGTGCGCTTGGTGGTAGTGTTCAAGCTGGCATTACTGGCGCTCGTGCGCGGCTAGATACGGTCACCCGAGGAACTGAAGCCAATCAGAGCCAGGGCTTCGACTCATCGACATCTGACAATCGTTCGAATGGATCCAACGCCACGCAGGACAGCGGCAGCTATTCGCAGAGCGGCAGCTTCAGCCGGAGCGAGGGGTACTCTGAGGCGGCCTTTTCCCGGGAACAGGCTCTTGAGGACGTTCGGCGGATTGATAAGCGCATTGCGGCGATCGACGAGGTCTCGAAATCCCTCAGCAGCAATACCTCGAGCAGGGATGGCTATGGGTCCAATCTCTCCTTTGACCTCAGCCAGATTATCGCAAGCCGGTATCAGGAAAAGGCCGCTGAACTGGGGCTGACGGCACCGAGTCTGGCACGCACAGATCTTAGCCCCCAAGAGCAGGCGACTGCTGAAGTGGTCGCGCGGGCTATCATCGCCGACTATTATGATCAGCGCGTGGCGCCATTCAATGATCTGATCCCGCAGCCCGGTTCGCTTGTTGGCAATGTCTCGGGCCCGGGCGCATTTACGGAGACAGACTTACGCGGACAGGGTCCCCGTCGTTCAGCCGTATCGCCGCGCAATCTTGTCGAGGGGTCGTCAGACAGCGCGATCGGCAATCGAATTGAGGAAGGCGGTCAGTCTCTCGGACAGCGTTATGAGACCAATGTCACGCGATCCGGCCAGCGCCGTCAGGATTTTCAGCAGGATCGAAAAGGTGAGGGCGGTGCCGACGATCGCTTCAATCAACGCTTCTATGACAAAGATCAGCGTTGA
- a CDS encoding SNF2-related protein, producing the protein MDANLFTPVHGHYNAHKLTLSGLDESAFARSLTSARVQMNPHQVEAALFALKSPLSKGVLLADEVGLGKTIEAGLVLSQRWAEHKRRIILIVPASLRKQWQQELFEKFSLRSEIMESATYKAFQKQGHFHPFAAVQGIIICSYEFAARKADELRSIAWDLVVFDEAHRLRNVFKKDGSARAKDLKKALQDRFKILLTATPLQNSLMELYGIVSIIDESHFGGENAFRAQYLSNGKSSVALDGLRSRLQPICHRSLRRQVQEAGHISFVRRNAQTFHFEPGDAEQELYDRLSNFLQRTDTVSYGDRTNALVVLQVRKVLGSSTFAVARYLEALIGRLRSRKPASVTMSDDIETMNELEEEAGEEGDDNSTIAITQEMIDAEIAEIQDYLVLANSIAKNAKGEELLKQLPKVLDEIEGKGGARKAVIFTESVRTQLYLRELLEQHGYAGRVVLMNGQNGDQQSRETYAQWLDKHRGTDKASGSKSADMKAAIVEAFKSDDKAILIATESGAEGINLQFCSLLVNFDLPWNPQRVEQRIGRCHRYGQKIDVTVVNMLNLKNQTEQRIHELLSEKFHLFEGVFGASDEVLGTLSSGVDFEKQVLEIVQRGRTPEQVEFEFDALKATIQDKIDAAFEDARNRLLGEMDTTVISKLQDRGKELARILPEFVQRLLIAAQAELDGATFGRPDDDTFRYQGRTYTTKWPQADEQNWQFFRVNDGLCAEMIEAAKARDHTGTPQAMVFRPSLYPYEGQVGAIRDLAGQAGWLRVFKATMPTPEALREELLIACTTDDGRTVPSDVADQLFIVPAEDAGCAADAPLESKLNAIEEQQFGDFSARVLSENEEWIDAESDRLDRYAADIEIEIDAQIKDLEEEAKELRKQSRAATLSMQDKLALKRKIKRLEDDIDDLKMTKFQKRKEARQKVEDMLDDFAAALNLKPEIKPLFTLRWSVE; encoded by the coding sequence ATGGATGCCAATCTGTTCACTCCAGTCCACGGCCATTATAACGCCCACAAACTGACCTTGTCGGGGCTGGATGAAAGCGCATTTGCGCGGTCACTGACATCAGCCCGGGTCCAAATGAACCCCCATCAGGTTGAGGCAGCTCTCTTCGCCCTGAAATCACCCCTCTCGAAAGGGGTGCTGCTTGCCGACGAGGTTGGCCTTGGCAAGACCATCGAAGCCGGCTTGGTCCTATCGCAACGCTGGGCCGAACATAAGCGCCGGATCATTCTCATCGTCCCTGCCTCACTTCGAAAGCAATGGCAGCAGGAGCTGTTCGAGAAGTTCTCACTCCGATCCGAGATCATGGAATCGGCGACCTACAAAGCCTTTCAGAAACAGGGCCACTTTCATCCCTTCGCAGCGGTTCAAGGGATCATCATCTGCTCCTACGAATTCGCTGCTAGGAAGGCCGACGAGCTACGCTCAATTGCCTGGGACCTCGTCGTTTTTGATGAAGCTCACAGGCTTCGCAACGTGTTCAAGAAGGACGGCTCGGCGCGTGCAAAGGACCTGAAAAAGGCCCTGCAGGACAGGTTCAAAATCTTGCTGACGGCCACACCGCTGCAAAACTCGCTCATGGAGCTGTACGGCATCGTCTCAATAATCGACGAAAGCCATTTCGGAGGCGAGAATGCCTTTCGGGCTCAATATCTCTCGAACGGAAAATCGAGCGTTGCGCTTGATGGTCTACGATCCCGCCTCCAGCCAATTTGCCATCGTTCCCTACGCCGGCAGGTACAGGAAGCGGGCCATATCAGCTTTGTCCGGCGCAATGCACAGACCTTCCACTTCGAGCCGGGCGATGCTGAGCAGGAGCTCTACGACCGCCTTTCGAACTTTCTGCAACGGACCGACACGGTTTCCTATGGCGACCGGACCAATGCACTCGTCGTCCTCCAGGTCCGCAAGGTACTCGGTTCATCCACCTTTGCTGTTGCACGATATCTCGAGGCATTGATTGGCCGACTGAGGTCACGCAAACCTGCCTCGGTTACGATGAGCGACGACATCGAAACAATGAACGAGCTGGAGGAAGAGGCCGGCGAAGAAGGCGATGACAACTCGACGATCGCGATCACGCAAGAAATGATCGATGCCGAGATCGCTGAGATTCAAGACTATCTCGTCCTCGCCAATTCAATCGCGAAGAACGCCAAAGGCGAGGAATTGCTGAAGCAACTGCCAAAGGTTCTGGATGAGATCGAAGGAAAAGGCGGTGCAAGGAAGGCGGTGATCTTCACCGAAAGCGTGCGCACTCAGCTATACCTCAGAGAGCTTCTTGAGCAGCATGGCTACGCCGGACGGGTCGTGCTCATGAACGGGCAGAACGGCGACCAGCAAAGCCGAGAAACCTACGCACAATGGTTGGACAAACACCGCGGAACCGACAAGGCTTCGGGGTCGAAATCGGCCGACATGAAGGCGGCAATTGTTGAGGCCTTCAAGAGTGACGACAAGGCCATCCTGATCGCAACGGAAAGCGGTGCCGAGGGTATCAACCTCCAGTTCTGCTCATTGCTTGTGAACTTCGACCTGCCCTGGAACCCCCAGCGCGTCGAGCAGCGCATTGGGCGCTGCCACCGGTATGGCCAGAAGATCGACGTAACCGTAGTCAACATGCTCAATCTGAAGAACCAGACCGAGCAACGGATCCACGAACTCCTGAGCGAGAAGTTTCACCTCTTCGAAGGCGTTTTTGGTGCCAGCGATGAGGTCCTGGGCACCCTCTCCAGCGGCGTCGATTTCGAGAAGCAGGTGCTCGAAATAGTGCAGCGCGGGCGCACACCGGAGCAGGTCGAGTTTGAGTTCGACGCTCTGAAAGCGACGATCCAGGACAAGATCGATGCAGCCTTCGAAGATGCCCGAAATCGGCTACTCGGAGAAATGGACACCACCGTCATCTCGAAGCTGCAGGATCGCGGCAAGGAGCTGGCCCGCATCCTGCCTGAATTTGTCCAGCGTCTCTTGATTGCGGCTCAGGCCGAACTCGACGGCGCGACATTTGGCCGGCCAGACGATGACACTTTCCGATATCAGGGGCGCACCTACACCACGAAATGGCCACAGGCTGACGAGCAGAACTGGCAGTTCTTCCGCGTCAATGATGGCCTCTGCGCGGAAATGATCGAAGCAGCGAAGGCGCGCGACCATACTGGTACGCCCCAAGCAATGGTCTTCCGGCCCAGCCTTTACCCCTATGAGGGTCAGGTCGGCGCCATTCGTGATCTTGCGGGTCAGGCAGGTTGGCTTCGCGTGTTCAAGGCGACCATGCCGACACCCGAAGCGCTCCGGGAAGAGCTGCTTATTGCCTGCACAACTGATGATGGCCGGACCGTCCCCAGCGATGTCGCGGACCAGCTATTCATCGTCCCCGCCGAGGATGCGGGATGCGCGGCGGATGCGCCTCTCGAGTCCAAGCTGAACGCCATCGAAGAACAGCAGTTCGGCGATTTCTCTGCACGGGTGCTGAGCGAGAACGAAGAGTGGATAGACGCGGAAAGCGATCGCTTGGACCGCTATGCGGCCGACATCGAGATCGAGATCGATGCGCAGATCAAGGACTTGGAAGAGGAGGCGAAAGAGCTTCGCAAGCAGTCACGCGCTGCCACCCTCAGCATGCAGGATAAGCTCGCACTCAAGCGCAAGATCAAGCGACTTGAGGATGATATCGATGACCTCAAGATGACCAAGTTCCAGAAGCGCAAGGAAGCCCGCCAGAAGGTCGAAGACATGCTCGACGACTTCGCGGCGGCGCTCAACCTGAAGCCGGAAATCAAGCCGCTCTTCACTCTTCGCTGGAGCGTGGAGTGA
- a CDS encoding site-specific DNA-methyltransferase: protein MTQKTKLELTWPGKDERPKLEPRILIEDPVKSYHASVRRDGDLFDNMLIKGDNLLALKALEQKHAGEVKCVYIDPPFNTKQAFDHYDDGVEHSIWLSLMSQRLEFLHALLSPDGSIYIHIDDNELTYLTVIADEIFGRSNRISIVTFKQGSATGHKSINPGVVSTSNFILVYAKDKARWKPNKVFTARGARDKRYGQFIVNRSDPHQAWRFSTLSQAFAISEGIPEKQLKKALGDDYEMRIEAFVHANATAVIQLARPDYNAVSAAARSMIDQSRASPNEIILLERESHSNMYFVGGQRILFYADKLKFVDGEYVAGEPLTSIWDDILSNNLHNEGGVDFPKGKKPEALIKRCFDLSTNPGDLVLDSFAGSGTTGAVAHKMGRRWIMVEIGEHADSHVVPRLQKVIDGTDPGGISKAVDWKGGGGFRYFTLAPSLLERDKYGNWVIAQDYNPAMLAEAMCKHMGFTYVPSQDPAEYWRHGHSTETDFIYVTTQALTHEACAKIAHDVGPDRSLLICCKAYDATADAFENLTLVKIPTSILQKCEWGRDDYSLNIQNLPQAEDEEASEAAAQAAGAGLPLFAEEADDE, encoded by the coding sequence ATGACCCAGAAAACCAAGCTTGAACTGACATGGCCCGGCAAGGACGAGCGGCCGAAGCTCGAGCCGCGCATTCTGATCGAGGATCCCGTTAAGAGCTACCACGCCAGCGTGCGGCGGGATGGCGACCTATTCGACAACATGCTGATCAAGGGCGACAACCTGCTCGCACTTAAGGCGCTGGAGCAGAAACATGCTGGCGAGGTGAAGTGCGTCTACATCGACCCGCCATTCAACACGAAGCAGGCTTTCGATCATTATGACGACGGGGTTGAGCATTCGATCTGGTTGAGCCTCATGTCTCAACGGCTCGAATTTTTGCATGCGCTGCTCTCACCTGATGGCAGCATCTATATTCATATTGACGACAACGAACTCACCTACCTGACCGTTATCGCTGACGAGATTTTCGGACGAAGTAATCGTATCAGCATTGTGACCTTCAAACAGGGATCGGCGACGGGCCATAAGTCCATCAACCCAGGTGTAGTGAGCACTTCAAATTTCATCTTGGTTTATGCGAAGGACAAGGCACGTTGGAAGCCCAACAAAGTTTTCACTGCGCGTGGTGCACGCGACAAAAGATATGGTCAGTTCATAGTTAATCGCAGCGACCCTCACCAAGCTTGGCGGTTTTCCACGCTCTCACAAGCATTCGCAATCTCTGAAGGCATTCCGGAAAAGCAGCTCAAAAAAGCTTTGGGCGATGATTATGAAATGCGGATTGAGGCGTTTGTACATGCGAACGCAACCGCGGTAATTCAGCTCGCGCGACCGGACTACAATGCGGTGAGCGCAGCAGCGAGAAGCATGATTGACCAGTCGCGTGCTAGCCCGAACGAAATCATTCTGCTCGAGCGTGAGAGCCATTCAAACATGTATTTCGTCGGAGGTCAGAGGATCCTTTTTTACGCGGACAAGCTGAAGTTTGTTGACGGAGAATATGTCGCAGGAGAACCACTCACCAGCATCTGGGACGACATTCTTTCGAACAATCTTCACAACGAAGGAGGGGTTGATTTCCCGAAAGGAAAGAAGCCCGAAGCACTCATCAAGCGTTGCTTCGACTTATCAACCAACCCAGGCGACCTCGTGCTGGACTCCTTCGCAGGCTCTGGCACGACTGGCGCGGTCGCCCACAAGATGGGTCGGCGCTGGATTATGGTCGAGATCGGCGAACATGCCGACAGTCATGTCGTTCCGCGTTTGCAAAAGGTGATCGACGGCACCGATCCGGGCGGCATTAGCAAGGCGGTTGACTGGAAGGGCGGCGGCGGGTTCCGCTACTTCACCCTCGCCCCCTCGCTGCTGGAACGGGACAAATACGGCAACTGGGTGATCGCGCAGGATTACAACCCGGCGATGCTCGCCGAGGCGATGTGCAAGCACATGGGCTTCACCTATGTGCCCTCGCAGGACCCGGCAGAATATTGGCGGCACGGTCATTCGACCGAGACCGACTTCATCTATGTCACCACGCAGGCGCTCACCCACGAAGCCTGCGCGAAGATCGCCCATGATGTCGGCCCCGATCGCTCGCTGCTGATCTGCTGCAAGGCCTATGATGCCACCGCCGATGCCTTCGAAAACCTGACGCTGGTGAAGATCCCGACTTCGATCCTGCAGAAGTGCGAATGGGGCCGCGACGACTACTCGCTGAACATCCAGAACCTGCCGCAGGCTGAGGATGAAGAAGCGAGCGAGGCGGCTGCCCAAGCGGCCGGTGCGGGCTTGCCGTTGTTCGCCGAGGAGGCAGATGATGAGTGA
- a CDS encoding DEAD/DEAH box helicase has protein sequence MSDLNPARARRQIAQRLSLRAPQEESLNILGEVLEKIDFATAPDLDALLKEIQALYPSVESFERSFPSVCFALATGVGKTRLMGAFIAYLYLTGKSKNFFVLAPNTTIYDKLVEDFSRQTSPKYVFRGISQFAQSPPIIVTGETWQEGRGIRGSDLFGGEAIINIFNVDKINKDVGKIRSFRETLGDSYFDYLSNLPDLVMLMDEAHRYRAAAGKKAIFELDPKLGLELTATPKSVGANSRDFRNVIYEYGLGNAMADGFVKEPAVATRADFNPKAYDEDALEGIMLEDGIHYHEHVKTELELYARETGRKRVHPFMLVVAQDTAHASQLRARIEDDGFFNGSYKGRVIEVHSKVRGEESDETMERLVRLEEAGDTDIVIHVNKLKEGWDVTNLYTIVPLRASASDILTEQTLGRGLRLPYGERTGNEAVDTLTVIAHDRFDDVIKKAREDGSIVQMKQLRIGEGGDITTEPQVVYNVPTAFEAALTGAQLPDPKAEDGVRQEPLIFQTPQEQEIAKVTIELLRDKYSRELIGGHKELRSPEVQKRIVDDVRRLTVQRQGSLEGIAVEPDVEQLVAVVTASVAENSIEIPEIVVLPSREVNFWFEDFDLAGIDDIRFQPISDRLLVRNLRDQSQRELARSIEGPREERVENYIVKFLMDYPQVDYDSQADLLYKLADQMIAHLQSYLASAEDVENVALAHGKMLAERIFSQMKAHYRQTPADYRATKIRSFRTLEPQNIAYSASRSLLLSEVATPLSATPSFTFRGGQKSPYKHHKFHSDPERRFAVLIDSDFEKDVLRWLKPARNQFRIEYRPGKPYEPDFVVETGGEKLIVEIKASNQMDDATVKEKARAASEWVKHANEFAAEGDGKPWRYVLVPDNAVTESATLAGLLGRFGM, from the coding sequence ATGAGTGATCTGAACCCCGCTCGCGCCCGCCGCCAGATCGCTCAGCGCCTGTCATTGCGCGCGCCGCAGGAGGAATCGCTCAACATTCTGGGTGAGGTGCTGGAAAAGATCGACTTCGCCACCGCGCCCGATCTTGATGCCCTGCTGAAGGAGATTCAGGCGCTCTATCCCAGCGTCGAGAGCTTCGAGCGCAGCTTCCCATCGGTATGTTTTGCGCTAGCCACCGGGGTCGGCAAGACCCGGCTGATGGGCGCATTCATCGCCTATCTCTACCTCACCGGCAAATCGAAGAACTTCTTCGTGCTGGCGCCGAACACCACCATCTACGACAAGCTGGTGGAGGATTTCTCGCGTCAGACCTCGCCCAAATATGTGTTCCGCGGGATTTCGCAGTTTGCCCAGTCGCCGCCGATAATCGTCACCGGCGAAACCTGGCAGGAAGGCCGCGGCATCCGCGGGAGCGACCTGTTCGGCGGCGAGGCTATCATCAACATCTTCAACGTCGACAAGATCAACAAGGACGTTGGCAAGATCAGGAGCTTCCGCGAGACACTAGGCGATAGCTATTTCGATTACCTGTCGAATTTACCCGATCTTGTGATGCTGATGGACGAGGCGCACCGATATCGAGCGGCGGCGGGGAAGAAGGCGATCTTCGAGCTCGACCCGAAGCTAGGGCTGGAGCTGACCGCCACGCCGAAGTCCGTCGGCGCGAACTCCCGCGATTTCCGCAACGTGATCTACGAATATGGTCTCGGCAATGCCATGGCCGATGGCTTCGTGAAGGAACCTGCCGTGGCGACGCGGGCGGACTTCAACCCGAAGGCGTATGACGAGGATGCGCTTGAGGGGATCATGCTCGAAGACGGCATCCACTATCACGAGCATGTGAAGACCGAGCTGGAGCTCTATGCCCGCGAGACAGGCCGCAAGCGGGTCCACCCCTTCATGTTGGTGGTGGCGCAGGACACCGCCCATGCCAGCCAGCTGCGCGCCCGGATCGAGGATGATGGCTTCTTCAATGGTTCCTACAAGGGCCGCGTGATCGAAGTGCACTCGAAGGTGCGCGGCGAGGAAAGCGACGAGACGATGGAGCGGTTGGTGCGGCTTGAGGAAGCTGGCGACACCGACATCGTCATCCACGTGAACAAGCTGAAAGAAGGTTGGGACGTCACCAACCTCTACACTATCGTGCCCTTGCGCGCGTCGGCGTCGGACATTCTGACCGAGCAGACACTAGGGCGCGGGTTGCGCCTTCCCTATGGCGAACGCACCGGAAACGAAGCGGTCGATACGCTGACGGTGATCGCGCATGACCGCTTCGATGATGTGATCAAGAAGGCGCGCGAAGACGGATCGATCGTGCAGATGAAGCAGCTGCGGATTGGCGAAGGCGGCGACATCACGACTGAGCCGCAGGTGGTCTATAATGTGCCGACCGCGTTCGAGGCGGCGCTGACGGGCGCGCAATTGCCAGATCCAAAGGCCGAAGATGGGGTCAGGCAGGAGCCCCTAATCTTCCAGACCCCGCAAGAGCAGGAAATTGCCAAGGTCACGATCGAACTGCTGCGCGACAAATACAGCAGGGAGCTGATAGGCGGCCATAAGGAACTGCGCAGCCCCGAGGTGCAAAAGCGCATCGTCGACGACGTGCGGCGGCTCACGGTCCAGCGACAGGGCTCGCTCGAAGGCATCGCGGTCGAGCCGGATGTCGAGCAGCTCGTGGCGGTGGTGACCGCGAGCGTTGCCGAAAACAGCATTGAGATCCCGGAGATTGTCGTGCTGCCGAGCCGAGAAGTGAACTTCTGGTTCGAGGATTTTGACCTCGCCGGGATCGACGATATCCGGTTTCAGCCGATCTCAGACCGCCTGCTGGTCAGGAACCTGCGCGATCAATCGCAGCGCGAGCTTGCCCGTTCGATCGAGGGCCCGCGCGAGGAGCGTGTCGAGAACTACATCGTCAAATTCCTAATGGATTATCCGCAGGTTGATTACGACAGCCAAGCGGACCTGCTCTACAAGCTGGCAGACCAAATGATCGCGCATTTGCAGAGTTACCTTGCCAGCGCCGAAGACGTGGAGAACGTTGCCCTCGCCCATGGCAAGATGCTGGCGGAACGCATTTTCTCTCAAATGAAGGCCCACTATCGGCAGACACCGGCGGACTACCGCGCGACGAAAATCCGTTCTTTCAGAACGTTGGAGCCGCAGAACATCGCCTACTCAGCTTCTCGTTCGCTGCTGCTGAGTGAAGTGGCAACACCCTTGTCAGCGACGCCCAGCTTCACTTTCCGTGGCGGCCAGAAGAGCCCCTACAAGCATCACAAATTCCACTCAGATCCGGAGCGGCGGTTTGCCGTGTTGATCGACAGCGATTTCGAGAAAGATGTGCTGCGGTGGCTGAAGCCTGCCCGCAATCAGTTCCGGATCGAATATCGGCCCGGCAAACCATATGAACCGGACTTCGTTGTCGAGACTGGTGGCGAGAAGCTGATCGTCGAAATCAAGGCCAGCAACCAGATGGACGATGCCACGGTGAAGGAAAAGGCGCGCGCCGCATCCGAATGGGTCAAGCATGCCAACGAGTTCGCTGCGGAGGGCGATGGCAAGCCATGGCGCTATGTGTTGGTGCCCGATAATGCCGTCACGGAAAGCGCCACTTTGGCCGGTTTGCTAGGGCGCTTTGGAATGTAA